One Aegilops tauschii subsp. strangulata cultivar AL8/78 chromosome 2, Aet v6.0, whole genome shotgun sequence genomic window, ctaacgtgtttagcaataaagtaaagtaatttacatggcgttattcaatgacacgcaggtcatacaaaaataaagacaactcctatggctcctgccggttgtcatactcatcgacatgcaagtcgtgattcctattacaagaacataatcaatctcatacatcacatatatcattcatcacatcttctggccatatcacatcacaaggcacatgctgcaaaaacaagttagacgtcctctaattgttgttgcaagtttttacgtggcttctataggtttctagcaagaacgtttcttacctacgtaaaaccacaacgtgatatgccaatttctatttacccttcataaggacccttttcatcgaatccgttccgactaaagtgggagagacagacacccgctagccaccttatgcaactagtgcatgtcagtcggtggaacctgtctcacgtaagcgtacgtgtaagctcggtccgggccgcttcatcccacaacaccgccgaaacaagataagactagtagtggcaagaaaaattgacaacatctacgcccacaactgctttgtgttctactcgtgcatagaaactacgcataggcctggctcatgatgccactgtaggggatcgtagcagaaatcaaaaaatttctatcgtagcagaaatcaaaaaatttctacgcatcaccaagatccatctatggagtttactagcaacgagaaggaaggagtgcatctacatacccgtgtagatcgcgagcggaagcgttcaagtgaacggggttgatggagtcgtactcgtcatgatccaaatcaccgatgaccgagcgccgaacggacggcacctccgcgttcaacacacgtacggagcagcgacgtctcctccttcttgatccagcaagggggaaggagaggttgatggagatccagcagcacgacggcgtggtgatggaagTAGCgaggatcccggcagggcttcgccaagcgcaagcgggagcgagaggtgtcacgggagggagagggaggcgccaggggctgtggtcctgctgccctccctcccccccactatatataggggtactggggggcgccggccccttggagatcccatctgaggggggggggggacggcggccaagggggtggcttgccccccaagccaagtggggcgccgccccaccccagggtttccaaccctaggcgcaggggaggcccatggggggcgcaccagccctccaatggctggttcccctccccacttcagcccatggggccctccgggataggtgacCCCACCCGGtagacccccgggacccttccggtggtcccggtacaataccgataacccccgaaactttcccggtggccgaaactggacttcctatatataattcttcacctccggaccattccggaactcctcgtgacgtccgggatctcatccgggactccgaacaactttcaggtttccgcatactaatatctctacaaccctagcgtcaccgaaccttaagtgtgtagaccctacgggttcgggagacatgcagacatgaccgagacgactctccggtaaataaccaacagcgggatctggatacccatgttggctcccacatgttcgtcgatgatctcatcggatgaaccacgatgtcgaggattcaatcaatcccgtatacaattccctttgtcaatcggtacgttacttgcccgagattcgatcgtcggtatcccaataccttgttcaatctcgttaccggcaagtcactttactcgtaccgtaatgcatgatcccgtgaccaaccacttggtcactttgagctcattatgatgatgcattaccgagcgggcccagagatacctctccgtcatacggagtgacaaatcccagtctcgatccgtgtcaacccaacagacactttcagagatacctgtagtgtacctttatagtcacccagttacgttgtgacgtttggcacacccaaagcactcctacggcatccgggagttacacgatctcatggtctaaggaaatgatacttgacattggaaaagctctagcaaacgaactacacggtctttgtgctatgcttaggattgggtcttgtccatcacatcattctcctaatgatgtgatcccgttatcaatgacatccaatgtccatagtcaggaaaccatgactatctgttgatcaacgagctagtcaactagaggcttactagggacacgttgtggtctatgtattcacacatgtattacgatttccggataacacaattatagcatgaacaatagacaattatcatgaacaaggaaatataataataaccattttattattgcctctagggcatatttccaacacctacAACAAAGAATGATTCAAATCGAAAGGTCATTACAATGACAAGCAAAGAAACAAAGCAATATTCGAACTCTCCAAAGAAACAAAGATTATTACCATCACACAATTTTCGTCTCTCCGCCAACTTGCAGTTAAGGACCATTTGCAAGGTTGGCCTATCATGGATTGACCTTTACAAAAAGCCCGAAACCTTGCCGGCTCATTTTTTTAGTGCCATATTCGAACTCTCCATTGATAGCGAATTGTTTTATAGCCTTTCTAAACGCAGCCATATCAGGATAAGGGGTCCCTATATCCATCTTTGGTTTTCGTTCATCCCACGCAATAAGTGGCTCCTCTGCAGCATTATCATCAACAGCAATAGCTGCCCCTTTGACATCATCCAAGTCATAATCAGGAGTAGGAGTGACAACAGGACCAAGGTTAGTTTTTCCCTCGCCCTCCTCTGTTTTCAAACCAAACAGAGCAAACATGGCTTTCTCGTCCGCCGGATTTTCATCCGGAATCCCCTTTTCATCCCCATCATTTTCAGGTTCGATCACAAGACTTGACCAATCGACAATGGTACCAACGGTTTCTACTTCAGTGCACGAGACCATCcccgtggttaggtttgtcacacTGGATTGATTAGAATCATGCACATACATTGCATCGATCCTATTCAATATAgacaaaaaaatcagaaatttcACACCAAAACTCATGCATACATCAAACCAAAACAAGGGAATATGATGTTACCTTTTCAGATCCATCACACCCCTTTGCCGATCCAACCCCTCTCACTCAAATCCCCATCTCCCTCAGTACCTAGGGTTTCTAAGATTTAGACGTCCGTACAAGGGGAACTACACCAACTCCATGGAAAAGGGAAGGGGGAAGCTTGCCTTACCTTGCGCAGCAATGGAGGGCGGCGGAGCAGTAGGGGCGACGGCGGGGCGCGAGCGAACTGGCGGCTGGGTGGAGAACTGGAACGAGCGAACTGGTGGCCCAGTCTCGCGTGAGGGTTTTTTTATCTAGCGTGTTGGGGTCTTGAGGGCAGTTTCGTCAAATAGAAATATTACCAGGCCAGTTTTTCTTTCATTAGTAGCAAACTGAACGCATAACAACAGGAAGGGGGCAATCAGCAAAGAACGAGTCGTAACAGGGGGGCTCAGAGCGAGTCGCACGAACATGGGGGTACAAGATCGAAGTAGAGCGCGCAGGGGGGGGGTTAAAATCAATTCTCCCGAGCAGGGGCGAGGCAGGCGGAGTGAGGGGCAACAACGGAGCAGGGCGGCGGGCTGCGAACTCTAGAGAGGACCGAGAGACATTGAGCGATAGGAGAGGCGAGaccgagggagagggaggagttGGATCGAGCGATGCGGAGGGGGAAAACCAACAGGGAGCACCGGACGAAAAAAAACCTAACGAAGAAAAACCAACGAAAAAAACAGGACGAAAATGGTGGGACGAAATTTAACCGAAAACGGAGACTACtaactgagacattaggagtagagataacCCTAAGCTGAAGACGAACATTCATGGGCTTGCTGCCTTCTTGTTCGGATGGCGAAACAGCCCAAAAAAAGAAATCGGTTTGGTTGGATGTTTAGAGGGACTGTGATATCCCAAACCCAACAAGGTTCAAGTCCTGTTGCTCGCATTTAttcctgaatttatttcaggatttccggcaaTGCGCATTCAGTGgaaggagacgttcccgtcgatgaCGAGGTGGCTACgatgacttcgtaaatttcaagatgatatgccggctcagtctttcaaAGGTGCTTATAGAGGATGTGCGTCTGTGCGTTCATAGATGTGTATGAGCGTTTGCGTCTGTATTGTGTTAAAAAAAAAATTCTATCCAGCCGCCCTCTCAGACGCTCGGTTGTCTACCTCACCGCTCACAGCCTCACATGGTCCAAGGACTTCGGAGTCCATCACCCCAGTGGGGCATCATGGCATGGTCCCGGCCTGTCGCACGGTGCCGACCTGACGAAACAAACGAGTCCCGAGGCCACCGTGGCAAGCCACTCCGTCGACACATCCACCTGAGCCGCACTCGTGCCGAGCAGCCCGTGCGCGCACGCAAAACCATACGGAGCTACGTGCTGCCGCCTCGACACGACGCGTATGGCTGGCGCCATGCATGACCCGAAGCTCGGTGCTCGGGTTAAAACGCCGCGCGCACACCCTCCGCCTCcatcgctcgctcgctcgcttcTAGGACggcgtcaagaagctcgcggggCAGGATGGGGGAGGAGTGCAAGGGCGCGGGGGCGGACGTGAACGCCGGCGTCGACCCGGCGGTGATCGAGAAGCTGTACGAGGACGTGCCGCCGATGCCGCTGATGGCGCTGAACCACATCTCCCGCCTCTGCAAGTCCGTCGACGCCTCCGTCCGGTTCTACGTCAAGGCTCTCGGCTTCGTCCTCATCCACCGCCCTCCCGCGCTCgacttctccggcgcctggtacgtACTACGTGCACCTTGACGTGTTAGGAAAATGGCTTCTTGCATGGCGCCGTACGTGATCTTTGAAACTTTGTGCGCGACGTCAATAACCTACGTGCTTGGTCAGGCTGTTCAACTACGGCATCGGGATCCATCTCGTCCAGAGAGACGACGCGCGACGGGCCGCCGACGTCAACCCCGGCGAGCTGGACCCCATGGACAATCACATCTCGTTCCAGGTAATTATACTACGTGTTTGCTAAGGTTCAGAGTCACGTCAGTTGCGCAGCATGCGGTGAGTAGTAACTAAGCTTTGGATCGTCTTGGTGTGCAGTGCGAGGACATGGGCGCGATGGAGAGGAGGCTGAAGGAGATGGGGATCAGGTACATGAAGAGGACCATCAACGAGGAGGAGGGTTCGCCGATCGACCAGCTCTTCTTCAAGGACCCAGACGGCTTCATGATCGAGATCTGCAACTGCGAGAACCTCGAGCTTGTCCCCGCCGGCGCGCTCGGTCGCCTCAGGCTGCCCCGCGACCGCCACAACCCGCCTCTCCGGATGGACGGCGCCGACGAGTAGCACCAAGCCAAACGTAGCACGGGGCCTGCGCGCGCGTGCGTAGCTAAGCAAGTTAGCTAGTGGTGTAACGCACTGCCGTTACGTTTTAATTCTGGGTAGTACTACTACCAAGTTTCTCTTTACTATGTTGCGTCGTGTGTGTTTCCCAATCAGCTGGTAGCTGCACCCTGATTTTTTGCTGGCCAGTGCTCGGTTCCCGCTTCGCACAATGGGAAATACTGTATTATGCTACCAGAGCTTTTACAGCGCTCTGAAAAAAAAATCCGCACACTTAATTTTTGGACCCTCATAAGTGTCACACGTGTGACGTTTTTTTTAACAAGTTAGTGACATAAATAAGCGAGGACACATCTTTGCATTTACAATGATTAAAATGACCATCTTGTGTGCATGGCATATCTGTTTTTATGTTTGAAAATGGTGCCATCACCCTAATGCACACGCTACATACACAATGCGTGCAAACTCTTATCTCTGAGTACTTTTGAGACTGAAGTCACTACTACAACACCTTTTGAGATAAGAGCATCTCTGAGATGAGGTCACCTACTACTACAACGCCTTTGAGAGATACGAGCATCTCTGAGATGATACTGAGATGAGGTCACCTGAGTACACGCGTCAGACTACACACGTCAGACGGGAACGTAACTGAGCGAACATTGCTGAAAGTCTGAAATATGTGAACAAATCTAGAACTTGAACCATAGTAGACTGGTTCTACCACAAGGAATATAACTTACTTGAACCAGTGAGCAAATCTAAAACTTGAACCATAATAGAACGGTTCTACCACAAGCAATAGAAATCTATAACTTGAACCATAATAGAATGGTTCTACCACAAGCAATAGAACTTACTTGAACCATGGTGTACTGGTTTGACAATCAATAGCTCCAATGATAGgtattttttttaaaacaaagcTAGTCAATAAAGCACGACACtcgaacaacaacaacaacctaGCATGCAGTACCCCAGAGGCTGAACTTTACTTGGATGCCAAGGGGCCAAACAACATAGCATGCAGTACCTAGAGGCTGAACTTGACTTGGATGCCAAGGGGCCAAATTCGAAATACGAATGTTGGGGGTGGGAGGGGGGGAGTAGATAATGAGAACATTCTCTTCTAAGTATGTCCTTCCAAAAAGGTTCCCTTCAGTGATTTGTCCTTGGCTGGAGAGGGAGGGGGCATGTGCCCCTTAGATGTACACATAGCTCCTCCCTGCTATACTTATGAAATTTACACGCGAAGGTCAAAGGAGACTGAAACAGGTCAAAGGAGACTGAAGCAGATTGATACGGATGTACAATGCATATGTGATCCTCCACACAGGTTGAAGGTGAGCATCCTCTCGAGGAGCTCCCAACATAGGCAAAGACCTTTTCTTAATTTAGTGGGAAAACACATGTTTTTTTGGTCTAAAAAGAGAGCACATGTCTACATATTGTAAGCTTAAAAATAGGGGTCAAACTTCCAGCAAATTGCATCTATAGCCAGCACACTGGCCCCAACGGTGGTTGTACAAAGCCAATCAACAAAAGCACGACGCCAGAAGAACAACAACATTGTGCACGATGCACAGTGGTTGAGCTTGACTAGGATGTCAGGGAAACAAAAGGCAAAGTATGTAGGACATGGAGTATTTGCACCCGAGCTCAAATGCTTCTGGTGAACAGTAAAATTGGGAAAAATAGTAAATCGAGAAATCACCGTACGGTCATGCTTTATGTTCCACTTCCGATGGGCTTGTCGTAACCCGCATAATGACTTGTGTAGCTTCAATACCTTCTAGTCTTCTCCTTCTAACACCCCATTAAAACGTGGATTTTACATCCATGAGATATAGCCTCCAAGATTCTTGATCCGCGAGAGCGATAAAAAATCTCACTATTTCAATCCTTGCAATTGGAGTGAACAGTTATTGAAAGTAAACACCTTGTTCTTGCATGTCTCCTTTAGCCACAAGCCTTGGTCCATAGCATGACACCAAtactcctccatatccacatttTCAAAGTTCACTAGTTCCTTAATATTTAGCATACATCGTTTCCCTCCTGGCCTTATCTTTACCAGATTTATCGTCTGCAGTGAGTCGTTCGGATAAAGATCCAACATGCGTC contains:
- the LOC109733891 gene encoding glyoxylase I 4-like, which gives rise to MGEECKGAGADVNAGVDPAVIEKLYEDVPPMPLMALNHISRLCKSVDASVRFYVKALGFVLIHRPPALDFSGAWLFNYGIGIHLVQRDDARRAADVNPGELDPMDNHISFQCEDMGAMERRLKEMGIRYMKRTINEEEGSPIDQLFFKDPDGFMIEICNCENLELVPAGALGRLRLPRDRHNPPLRMDGADE